A genomic region of Synechococcus sp. NOUM97013 contains the following coding sequences:
- a CDS encoding NUDIX hydrolase: MASLPAPEPYELLETIEALDARKVRFERNRIKLPMGVEGTFGIIRHPGASLAVPITNDGQVVVLRQYRFAVQARLLEFPAGTLEEGEDPLESMQRELGEEAGYSAARWDALGPMLPCPGYSDEVIHCFLARDLTALENPPAGDDDEDLEVVLMRPAELDARLASGEEWLDGKSVTAWYRAKQLLNL; this comes from the coding sequence ATGGCATCACTGCCGGCCCCTGAGCCCTACGAGCTTCTGGAGACCATCGAAGCCCTGGATGCCCGCAAGGTGCGCTTTGAGCGCAATCGCATCAAGTTGCCCATGGGGGTGGAGGGCACCTTCGGGATCATTCGCCATCCCGGCGCATCCCTCGCCGTGCCGATCACCAATGACGGTCAGGTGGTGGTGCTGCGTCAGTACCGCTTTGCCGTTCAGGCGCGATTGCTGGAATTTCCAGCCGGCACGTTGGAGGAGGGGGAAGATCCGCTGGAGTCCATGCAGCGGGAACTCGGGGAAGAGGCCGGTTACAGCGCGGCCCGCTGGGACGCCCTTGGTCCGATGCTTCCCTGCCCCGGGTATTCCGATGAGGTGATCCACTGCTTCCTCGCCAGGGATCTCACGGCACTGGAGAACCCGCCTGCAGGCGATGACGATGAAGACCTGGAGGTTGTGCTGATGCGTCCAGCGGAGCTGGATGCCCGCCTGGCCTCAGGAGAGGAGTGGCTGGATGGCAAGAGCGTCACCGCCTGGTATCGCGCCAAACAACTGCTCAATCTCTGA
- a CDS encoding FAD-binding domain-containing protein, with product MTAPRTLFWHRRDLRLADNTGLQAAAALGPAVTGVYVLDPAILNPPAELPPMAPARLWFLVESLVELQQRWRDAGSRLLVVAGDPVQRLPLLASLLEAAAVVWSRDVEPYARERDRQVARALQASGRKVLVDWDQLLVAPELLKTGGGDPYRVYGPFLRNWRGQVERSEPGTVDAPTGLIDLDAGSLEALQTAAGELGRLCAEGQRELEQLRSGHGFQGTDLCPCRPGEAAAAGQLAAFVDGPLLGYEPDRNFPGMPGTSFLSAALSVGTVSPRQAWCAAQEIKDVARSDEQRHAITVWEQELGWREFYQQALFHFPELADGPYREQWRRFPWDNNEDWFDFWKDGQTGMPIIDAAMRQLNQTGWMHNRCRMIVASFLVKDLICDWRWGERAFMELEVDGDLAANNGGWQWSASSGMDPKPLRIFNPATQSTKFDADGEYIRRWLPELRHVNTKDLLSGEIGALERRGYPEPLIDHKKQQARFKALYATIRS from the coding sequence ATGACCGCTCCCCGCACGCTTTTCTGGCACCGTCGCGATCTTCGCCTGGCGGACAACACCGGCCTGCAGGCGGCTGCGGCCCTTGGGCCTGCGGTCACCGGGGTGTATGTCCTGGACCCCGCCATTCTCAATCCACCCGCTGAGCTGCCGCCGATGGCGCCGGCGCGTCTCTGGTTTCTGGTGGAGAGCCTGGTGGAACTGCAGCAGCGTTGGCGCGACGCTGGCAGTCGTCTGCTGGTGGTGGCCGGGGATCCGGTGCAGCGTCTGCCGCTGCTGGCCTCGCTTCTGGAGGCCGCGGCGGTGGTCTGGAGTCGGGACGTGGAGCCCTACGCGCGCGAGCGCGACCGTCAGGTGGCGCGGGCTCTGCAGGCCTCCGGCCGCAAGGTGCTGGTCGACTGGGATCAGCTGCTGGTGGCTCCGGAGCTGCTCAAGACCGGCGGCGGTGATCCATACCGCGTCTATGGCCCCTTCTTGCGCAACTGGCGTGGACAGGTGGAGCGCAGCGAACCTGGCACCGTCGATGCTCCGACGGGGTTGATCGATCTGGATGCCGGCAGTCTGGAGGCATTGCAGACGGCTGCGGGTGAGCTCGGTCGCCTCTGCGCTGAAGGACAGCGCGAACTGGAGCAGCTCCGCTCCGGCCATGGCTTCCAGGGCACGGACCTCTGCCCCTGCCGTCCCGGTGAAGCGGCGGCGGCGGGACAGTTGGCTGCGTTCGTCGATGGTCCGCTGCTGGGTTACGAGCCGGATCGCAATTTCCCTGGGATGCCCGGCACGTCGTTTCTGAGCGCTGCTCTGAGTGTGGGCACCGTCAGCCCTCGCCAGGCCTGGTGCGCCGCTCAGGAGATCAAGGACGTGGCACGCAGTGATGAGCAGCGTCACGCCATCACCGTGTGGGAGCAGGAGCTGGGTTGGCGCGAGTTCTACCAGCAGGCGCTGTTTCACTTTCCTGAATTGGCGGATGGGCCCTACCGGGAGCAATGGCGTCGCTTCCCTTGGGACAACAACGAAGACTGGTTTGATTTCTGGAAGGACGGTCAGACCGGCATGCCGATCATTGATGCGGCGATGCGTCAGCTTAATCAGACCGGTTGGATGCACAATCGCTGCCGCATGATCGTGGCCTCCTTTCTGGTCAAAGACCTGATCTGCGACTGGCGCTGGGGAGAACGCGCCTTCATGGAGCTGGAGGTGGATGGTGACCTTGCCGCCAACAACGGTGGCTGGCAGTGGAGTGCCAGCAGCGGCATGGATCCCAAACCTCTGCGCATCTTCAACCCCGCGACGCAGTCAACGAAGTTTGATGCGGATGGTGAGTACATCCGGCGATGGTTGCCGGAGCTTCGCCATGTGAACACCAAGGATCTGCTCAGCGGTGAGATCGGCGCTCTGGAGCGTCGCGGTTATCCCGAACCGCTGATCGATCACAAGAAGCAGCAGGCCCGCTTCAAAGCGCTCTACGCCACGATCCGATCGTGA
- a CDS encoding DegT/DnrJ/EryC1/StrS aminotransferase family protein, with protein sequence MQVPPFSLSQQLADLGPELDEAVLRVLRSGQYIGGPDIKSFETAFAAAVGTPHAVGCNSGTDALILALRGLGIGPGDEVITASFSFFATAEAISAVGATPVFVDVDPNTYLIDLEQIEAAITSATKVLIPVHLFGRPVDMTSLMAIAQKHHLKVVEDCAQATGAAWDQRPVGSWGDVGCFSFFPTKNLGAAGDGGAVTCHDAAIAQRMRELAVHGMPRRYLHTELGYNSRLDALQAAVLNVKLPHLNGWVAKRSAIAARYHEALADLDGLQLPDPAQGCGHGWNQFVVRVSLCPDGQNHCAGQCSDTPSEFGLPSSRCRDWLKQSLQDQGVNTIIYYPIPIHRQPAYADLNLAAGSFPVTEQLCSEVLSLPIFPELSEDQQNQVISVLRGLLKQRPSTSDQACQVAA encoded by the coding sequence ATGCAGGTGCCTCCCTTCAGTCTCAGTCAGCAACTTGCCGATCTGGGACCGGAACTCGATGAAGCCGTGCTGCGGGTGCTGCGCAGCGGCCAGTACATCGGCGGCCCCGACATCAAGTCGTTTGAAACCGCGTTCGCCGCTGCTGTTGGGACGCCCCATGCCGTGGGCTGCAACAGCGGCACCGATGCGCTGATCCTGGCTCTCCGAGGCCTTGGCATCGGACCTGGCGATGAGGTGATCACCGCCTCCTTCAGCTTCTTTGCCACCGCAGAGGCGATCAGTGCGGTGGGAGCCACTCCGGTGTTCGTGGATGTGGACCCGAACACCTATCTGATTGATCTGGAGCAGATCGAAGCAGCGATCACATCAGCGACGAAAGTGCTGATCCCCGTGCATCTGTTCGGGCGTCCTGTGGACATGACCAGTCTGATGGCCATTGCCCAGAAACACCACCTGAAGGTGGTGGAGGATTGCGCCCAAGCCACCGGTGCCGCGTGGGATCAACGCCCTGTCGGCAGCTGGGGGGACGTGGGTTGCTTCAGCTTCTTCCCCACCAAAAATCTTGGTGCTGCCGGTGATGGTGGTGCTGTGACCTGTCATGACGCCGCCATCGCCCAGCGCATGCGGGAACTGGCGGTGCATGGCATGCCGCGCCGCTATCTGCACACCGAGCTCGGCTACAACAGCCGGCTCGATGCGTTGCAGGCCGCCGTCCTGAACGTGAAGCTGCCGCACTTGAACGGATGGGTTGCCAAACGCTCGGCCATCGCAGCGCGCTACCACGAAGCCCTCGCTGATCTCGATGGACTGCAGCTGCCTGACCCAGCCCAGGGCTGTGGCCATGGCTGGAACCAATTTGTGGTGCGCGTGAGCCTCTGTCCCGACGGACAAAACCATTGCGCGGGTCAATGCAGCGACACTCCCAGTGAGTTCGGTCTGCCCAGCAGCCGCTGCCGCGATTGGCTGAAACAGAGCCTGCAGGACCAGGGAGTGAACACAATCATCTATTACCCAATCCCCATTCACCGCCAACCGGCCTACGCGGATCTGAATCTCGCGGCCGGCAGTTTCCCTGTGACCGAACAGCTCTGCAGTGAAGTGCTGAGCCTGCCGATCTTCCCTGAACTTTCCGAAGACCAGCAGAACCAGGTGATCTCCGTGTTGCGCGGCCTTCTCAAGCAACGCCCCTCAACCAGCGATCAGGCCTGCCAGGTCGCCGCCTGA
- a CDS encoding thioredoxin family protein — translation MALTPSTMLPLGTPLPAFQLARVSGRLEGGSAPEILSDAELPSRPVLLMLLCAHCPFVKHVEPELSRLEHNYGSAVTLIGIASNSLTTHPQDGPEGLRHQAMQHGWSFPYLLDEQQTLAKALQGACTPEFFLFAPDASNRQTLRYRGQLDASRPGNAVPLDSRDLRAALDAVLKGEAVSERQQPSIGCNIKWHPGQEPPWFGTPA, via the coding sequence ATGGCTCTCACTCCCTCCACGATGCTTCCGCTTGGCACGCCATTGCCGGCGTTCCAGTTGGCCCGGGTCAGCGGCCGCCTAGAGGGTGGATCGGCCCCGGAAATATTGAGCGACGCGGAACTGCCCTCAAGGCCCGTGCTGTTGATGCTGCTCTGCGCCCACTGCCCCTTCGTGAAGCATGTGGAACCGGAACTGAGCCGGCTGGAACACAACTACGGCAGCGCGGTGACACTGATCGGCATCGCCAGCAACAGCCTCACCACGCACCCCCAGGACGGCCCCGAGGGGCTACGACACCAAGCCATGCAGCACGGATGGAGCTTCCCTTACCTGCTGGATGAGCAGCAGACCCTGGCCAAGGCCCTCCAGGGCGCCTGCACACCTGAGTTTTTTCTGTTCGCCCCCGACGCCAGCAACCGTCAGACCCTGCGCTATCGCGGCCAACTGGACGCCAGTCGTCCCGGCAACGCGGTTCCCCTGGATAGTCGCGATCTACGGGCCGCCCTCGATGCCGTTCTGAAGGGAGAGGCGGTGAGTGAACGCCAGCAGCCCTCCATCGGCTGCAACATCAAGTGGCATCCCGGACAGGAACCCCCATGGTTCGGGACACCGGCTTAA
- a CDS encoding FAD-binding domain-containing protein: MPPQPSPAPLSWPDQPDDLPRTIHDRTALDQLLAEQFPEAEGSLSPIRGGRQAAEKLLNKVDPRRYAKSRNHLRGAATGLSPYIRHGVLSLSEVRDAVFQRVRNRDDGTKLINELGWRDFWQRMWVDLGDGIHDSQEELKTGHDPASYQRDLPEDIRDGRTDLACMDAFQNELVTTGWLHNHARMWMAAYVVHWRRVHWKAGADWFLQHLIDGDPASNHLSWQWVASSFSHKPYFFNRGNLERFSDGRFCEHCPSANQCPFEGSYDQLESQLFAAQAAIRDVPNTRRSNNRPSNNRRGQQGRGNSAAMARPQR, translated from the coding sequence GTGCCGCCGCAGCCTTCCCCAGCTCCCTTGTCATGGCCTGATCAGCCTGACGATCTGCCCAGAACGATCCACGACCGAACGGCCCTCGACCAGCTTCTGGCCGAACAGTTCCCCGAAGCCGAGGGTTCACTCAGCCCCATAAGGGGAGGGCGTCAGGCAGCTGAAAAGCTCTTGAACAAGGTCGATCCGCGTCGCTACGCCAAGAGCCGCAACCATCTCAGGGGTGCTGCAACGGGTCTCTCCCCCTACATCCGCCATGGCGTTCTCAGTCTCAGCGAAGTGCGAGACGCCGTGTTCCAGCGCGTCCGCAACCGGGACGACGGCACAAAATTGATTAATGAGCTGGGTTGGCGTGACTTCTGGCAGCGGATGTGGGTCGACCTTGGTGACGGCATTCATGACAGCCAGGAGGAACTCAAAACCGGGCACGACCCGGCGTCCTATCAGCGGGACCTTCCAGAAGACATCCGCGATGGCCGCACCGACTTGGCCTGCATGGATGCTTTCCAGAACGAACTGGTCACAACGGGCTGGCTGCACAACCACGCCCGCATGTGGATGGCCGCCTACGTGGTGCACTGGCGTCGGGTGCACTGGAAAGCCGGAGCGGACTGGTTTCTCCAGCATTTGATCGACGGCGATCCCGCCAGCAATCACCTCAGCTGGCAATGGGTGGCCAGCAGCTTCAGCCACAAGCCCTACTTCTTCAACAGGGGCAACCTCGAGCGTTTCAGTGACGGGCGCTTCTGCGAACACTGCCCCAGCGCGAATCAGTGCCCCTTTGAGGGCAGCTACGACCAGCTGGAATCGCAACTCTTCGCCGCACAGGCCGCGATCCGTGACGTACCCAACACCCGTCGCAGCAACAACCGTCCCAGCAACAACCGTCGCGGCCAGCAGGGACGCGGCAACAGTGCCGCCATGGCCCGCCCCCAGCGCTAA
- the fabI gene encoding enoyl-ACP reductase FabI, which produces MLLDLTGKKILVTGIANNRSIAWGIAQQLRAAGAELGITYLPDDKGRFEAKVRELTAPLEPSLFLPLNVQDAAQMESVFSEIKEKWGVLDGLVHCLAFAGKEELIGDYSATTAEGFARALEISAYSLAPLCRHAKPLFSEKAGVVTLTYLGAERAIPNYNVMGVAKAALEASVRYLSAELGPDKQVRVNAISAGPIRTLASSAIGGILDMIHNVEEKAPLRRTVTQTEVGNTAAFLLSDLSSGISGQTIYVDAGYCINGM; this is translated from the coding sequence ATGCTTCTCGATCTCACGGGCAAGAAGATTCTCGTTACCGGTATCGCCAACAACCGATCGATTGCCTGGGGCATCGCGCAGCAGCTCAGGGCCGCAGGTGCCGAGCTGGGCATTACCTATCTCCCCGATGACAAAGGTCGCTTCGAGGCCAAGGTGCGTGAACTCACCGCGCCTCTCGAGCCTTCTCTGTTCCTACCTCTGAATGTTCAGGATGCGGCCCAGATGGAGTCGGTGTTCAGTGAAATTAAGGAGAAGTGGGGTGTGCTGGATGGTTTGGTGCACTGCCTGGCCTTCGCTGGTAAAGAGGAGCTGATCGGCGATTACAGCGCCACCACCGCTGAAGGGTTTGCCCGTGCCCTTGAGATCAGTGCTTATTCCCTGGCGCCTCTGTGCCGTCACGCCAAGCCGCTGTTTAGCGAGAAGGCCGGTGTGGTCACCCTGACTTACCTGGGTGCTGAGCGCGCGATCCCTAATTACAACGTGATGGGTGTGGCGAAAGCCGCTCTTGAGGCTTCCGTTCGCTACCTCTCGGCTGAGTTGGGCCCTGACAAGCAGGTGCGTGTCAACGCGATCAGTGCTGGTCCGATCCGCACTTTGGCCAGCTCGGCCATCGGCGGCATTCTCGACATGATCCACAACGTGGAAGAAAAGGCGCCGTTGCGTCGCACCGTCACGCAGACCGAAGTGGGCAACACAGCTGCCTTCTTGCTCAGTGATCTCTCCAGCGGTATTTCCGGACAGACCATCTATGTGGATGCGGGCTACTGCATCAACGGCATGTGA
- the hisB gene encoding imidazoleglycerol-phosphate dehydratase HisB, with translation MRTGEIHRVTGETDVKVRLGLDGTGQCQASTGVPFLDHMLHQISSHGLIDLEINAVGDTHIDDHHTNEDVGIAVGQALAQALGDRRGIHRFGHFVAPLDEALVQVALDCSGRPHLSYSLSIPSQKIGTYDTELVKEFFVAVVNNSGLTLHIRQLDGANSHHIVEACFKAFARALRLATELDPRRAGAVPSSKGVLEQAGAS, from the coding sequence ATGCGTACAGGTGAGATCCACAGGGTCACCGGTGAAACCGATGTGAAGGTGCGGCTTGGGCTGGATGGCACCGGTCAGTGCCAAGCCAGCACCGGCGTGCCGTTCCTGGATCACATGCTGCATCAGATCAGCAGTCATGGCCTGATCGATCTGGAGATCAATGCGGTGGGCGACACCCACATCGATGATCACCACACCAATGAAGATGTGGGGATTGCCGTGGGACAGGCCCTGGCGCAAGCCCTTGGAGACCGTCGCGGTATTCATCGCTTCGGCCACTTCGTGGCACCCCTGGATGAGGCTCTGGTGCAGGTGGCGCTCGATTGTTCCGGTCGTCCGCATCTCAGCTACAGCCTGAGCATTCCCAGCCAGAAGATCGGCACCTACGACACCGAACTGGTGAAGGAGTTTTTTGTTGCCGTGGTCAACAACAGCGGACTGACGCTGCACATCCGTCAATTGGATGGTGCCAACTCGCATCACATCGTGGAGGCCTGTTTCAAGGCCTTTGCTCGGGCCTTGCGACTGGCGACGGAACTGGATCCGCGTCGTGCCGGTGCTGTTCCCAGCAGCAAGGGAGTGCTGGAGCAGGCGGGTGCCAGCTGA
- a CDS encoding carotenoid oxygenase family protein — translation MTVAPAAERFQRAEWASAFRNVEDELTAVPVKAARGTVPAELLGTLYRNGPGRLERAGQRVHHPFDGDGMITALRFDADGVSLTNRFVRTAGWQAEEAAGKVLYRGVFGSQKPGGRLANAFDLRLKNIANTGVVQLGDQLLALWEAAEPHALDPHSLETHGICLLGGVLKKGEAFSAHPRFDPGHHDRPRMVTFGVNTGPRSTIRLMEFSTEDDAAAGIKAGDLLNDRRDTFGGFAFLHDFAITPNWAVFLQNAIDFNPLPFVLGEKGAAQCLRSNPNGQAKFWLIPRDSGAFAGQAPRIIDAPDGFVFHHLNAWEEDGDVVVESIYYSDFPSIGPDVDFAAVDFDLIPEGLLEQCRIHLDRGTVETKRLSERCCEFAMVNPEREGLPCRFAWMAAAARAQGNDPLQVIKKLDLSTGERQIWSAAPHGFVSEPLMVPRPGATTEDDGWVLELVWNGEREGSDLVILDAADLQELAVLELPLAIPHGLHGSWVSAS, via the coding sequence GTGACCGTTGCTCCTGCTGCTGAACGCTTCCAACGAGCGGAGTGGGCCAGCGCATTCCGCAATGTGGAGGATGAGCTCACCGCCGTGCCGGTCAAGGCCGCTCGGGGCACGGTGCCTGCGGAGCTTCTGGGAACGCTGTACCGCAACGGCCCCGGTCGTCTGGAACGCGCCGGTCAGCGTGTGCACCACCCCTTTGACGGGGACGGCATGATCACGGCTCTGCGTTTCGACGCAGATGGTGTGTCGCTCACCAACCGCTTCGTGCGCACCGCTGGCTGGCAGGCGGAAGAAGCTGCTGGCAAGGTGCTCTACCGCGGTGTGTTCGGCAGCCAGAAGCCGGGTGGTCGTCTGGCCAATGCCTTTGACCTGCGTCTGAAGAACATCGCCAACACCGGTGTGGTGCAGCTCGGCGATCAGCTCCTGGCTCTCTGGGAGGCGGCCGAACCGCATGCGCTTGACCCGCACAGCCTGGAGACTCACGGGATCTGCCTGCTGGGGGGTGTGCTGAAGAAAGGGGAGGCGTTCAGTGCTCATCCCCGCTTCGATCCAGGTCACCACGACCGTCCCCGCATGGTCACCTTCGGTGTGAACACCGGGCCGCGCAGCACCATCCGGCTGATGGAATTCTCCACAGAGGATGATGCTGCTGCAGGGATCAAGGCCGGTGACCTGCTCAATGACCGCCGCGACACGTTCGGCGGTTTCGCCTTTTTGCATGATTTCGCGATCACGCCCAACTGGGCGGTGTTTCTTCAGAACGCGATCGACTTCAACCCCCTTCCGTTCGTGCTCGGTGAAAAAGGTGCTGCCCAGTGTCTCCGCTCGAATCCCAACGGTCAGGCCAAGTTCTGGTTGATTCCCCGTGACAGCGGCGCGTTTGCAGGGCAAGCGCCTCGCATCATCGATGCTCCTGACGGGTTCGTGTTCCATCACCTCAACGCATGGGAAGAGGACGGTGATGTGGTGGTGGAAAGCATCTACTACAGCGATTTCCCCTCCATTGGCCCAGACGTGGATTTCGCGGCCGTCGATTTTGACCTGATCCCCGAAGGTCTGCTGGAGCAGTGCCGCATCCATCTCGATCGCGGCACGGTGGAGACCAAGCGCCTCAGCGAGCGCTGCTGTGAGTTCGCCATGGTGAACCCGGAGCGGGAAGGTCTGCCCTGTCGGTTTGCCTGGATGGCTGCAGCGGCGCGCGCTCAGGGCAATGATCCCTTGCAGGTGATCAAGAAGCTGGATCTCAGCACCGGTGAGCGTCAGATCTGGAGTGCGGCACCGCATGGGTTTGTGAGTGAGCCGCTGATGGTCCCCAGGCCCGGTGCCACCACCGAAGACGACGGATGGGTGCTGGAACTGGTCTGGAACGGTGAGCGGGAAGGCTCCGATCTTGTGATCCTTGATGCGGCCGATCTGCAAGAACTGGCTGTGCTGGAGCTGCCTCTGGCCATCCCCCATGGCTTGCATGGCAGTTGGGTGTCCGCCAGCTGA
- a CDS encoding SIMPL domain-containing protein (The SIMPL domain is named for its presence in mouse protein SIMPL (signalling molecule that associates with mouse pelle-like kinase). Bacterial member BP26, from Brucella, was shown to assemble into a channel-like structure, while YggE from E. coli has been associated with resistance to oxidative stress.): MRSRFVSVPCLAVMTSLLAGVVVPPSVQAESQGPQCRGTLLQLMVQERGQARSERFRFNLRLEAEAASAAAALDQLNARLDVLRQALTPLVQDSLVVPAPSTFPIGSAASASRYRAATTISGQVSRGDYDALIQRAGRLPGVRLQGMTSLASSSGQEALEERLLKRALERGQRQADRTASALGLRRASLLRIDQRSRPPVRVLAMAADASSRFKPDEAPLPTGTINLALDYCLR, translated from the coding sequence ATGCGTTCCAGGTTTGTCTCTGTTCCCTGTCTGGCTGTGATGACGTCACTGCTGGCGGGAGTCGTTGTTCCCCCTTCCGTGCAAGCAGAGAGTCAAGGTCCTCAGTGTCGTGGCACATTGCTGCAGCTGATGGTTCAGGAGCGAGGACAGGCCCGCTCGGAACGCTTCCGCTTCAACCTGCGCTTGGAGGCTGAGGCCGCCAGCGCTGCGGCTGCGCTGGATCAGCTCAATGCTCGACTTGATGTGCTGCGCCAGGCTCTCACCCCGTTGGTGCAAGACAGCTTGGTAGTGCCCGCGCCCAGCACTTTCCCGATCGGATCGGCCGCTTCAGCGAGCCGTTATCGGGCTGCGACGACGATCAGCGGCCAGGTCAGCCGCGGCGACTATGACGCCTTGATTCAACGGGCCGGTCGCTTGCCAGGGGTGCGGCTGCAGGGCATGACATCGCTGGCGTCCTCCAGCGGACAGGAGGCACTTGAGGAGCGTTTGCTGAAGCGTGCCTTGGAGCGCGGTCAGCGCCAGGCCGACCGCACCGCATCCGCGCTGGGGCTTCGCCGCGCGTCGCTGCTGCGGATTGATCAGCGCAGCAGGCCTCCGGTTCGCGTATTGGCGATGGCTGCTGATGCCTCCTCTCGCTTCAAACCGGACGAGGCTCCATTGCCCACTGGAACGATCAATCTGGCTCTGGATTACTGCCTGCGCTGA
- a CDS encoding BCCT family transporter: protein MPDIPTSQRSWWRQPPLWVGAIPLLIFLLVSAIDLALAKQFTDNGKAVISDALGGVWQWMVVLLFLIALFLAISPIGTLRLGGADAKPSLKFFDWCAVLICTLLAGGGVFWSAAEPLYHFQTPSPVFAGVEGSTAAAVDPALAVSFLHWGFLAWALVATTTTITFSIQERRGEPLRPRTLLVNIVPRRWVDGPLGHLADGLSVVAAIAGTVGPLGFLSLQLSNAAGQLPWLTDSAGLQSLVVVLLTAVFASSTVSGIQKGIKWLSELNVWLTLAMAAGLLLLGPGLWLIQHFLSGFVTYLIHLPQMALTPNAVPANWVNSWTVFYWGWFLGYAPLMGLFTAGVSRGRSIRELVLAVAILCPIVTNLWFTLLGGTGLYLELAGGGIGDALAQNGAAAALLTILSQLPLAGVLIPIGLLLVVLFMCTSADSMSYAAAMVVSGRKQPPALLRLFWALMIGSLTLVLLRIGTGLGDSTSIDALQAFIVIAAVPVTPLVLCTLWTAPRLAWKEWRHR from the coding sequence ATGCCTGACATCCCCACGAGCCAGCGCTCCTGGTGGCGCCAGCCCCCCCTCTGGGTCGGCGCCATTCCTCTGCTGATCTTTCTGCTGGTGTCGGCCATCGACCTGGCCCTGGCCAAACAGTTCACCGACAACGGCAAAGCCGTGATCAGTGATGCCCTTGGCGGGGTCTGGCAATGGATGGTGGTGCTGCTTTTTCTGATCGCACTATTCCTTGCCATCAGCCCGATCGGAACACTCCGGCTCGGCGGAGCGGACGCCAAACCAAGCCTCAAATTCTTTGATTGGTGCGCGGTGCTGATCTGCACCCTGCTAGCGGGGGGTGGTGTGTTCTGGTCGGCAGCCGAACCGCTGTATCACTTCCAGACGCCATCACCGGTGTTCGCAGGGGTCGAGGGCAGTACAGCCGCGGCAGTGGATCCCGCCCTGGCGGTGAGTTTTCTGCACTGGGGCTTTCTGGCGTGGGCCCTGGTGGCCACCACCACCACAATCACCTTTTCAATCCAGGAGCGACGCGGTGAACCCCTGCGTCCCCGCACCCTGTTGGTGAACATCGTGCCGCGCCGCTGGGTGGATGGTCCGCTCGGTCACCTTGCGGATGGGTTGTCGGTGGTGGCGGCGATCGCCGGCACCGTCGGCCCCCTGGGATTCCTGTCCCTGCAACTGAGCAACGCCGCAGGGCAACTGCCCTGGCTGACCGACAGCGCTGGGCTGCAATCTCTCGTGGTGGTGCTGCTGACGGCCGTCTTTGCGAGCTCCACCGTCAGCGGCATTCAGAAAGGCATCAAGTGGCTGTCGGAGCTCAACGTGTGGCTCACGCTGGCCATGGCGGCAGGCCTGCTGCTGCTGGGCCCGGGTCTCTGGCTGATCCAGCACTTCCTCAGCGGCTTTGTCACCTACCTGATCCATCTGCCGCAGATGGCCCTCACACCAAATGCCGTGCCGGCGAACTGGGTGAACAGCTGGACGGTGTTCTATTGGGGGTGGTTTCTCGGCTATGCGCCGCTGATGGGGCTGTTCACCGCCGGCGTCAGCCGCGGCCGCAGCATCCGTGAACTGGTGCTGGCGGTGGCCATTCTCTGCCCGATCGTGACCAACCTGTGGTTCACCCTGCTGGGTGGCACGGGACTGTATCTGGAGTTAGCCGGAGGTGGCATCGGTGACGCGCTGGCTCAGAACGGCGCTGCCGCTGCCCTGCTCACCATCCTCAGTCAGTTGCCCCTTGCGGGTGTTCTGATCCCCATCGGCCTTTTGCTGGTGGTGCTGTTCATGTGCACCAGCGCCGATTCGATGAGTTATGCCGCGGCCATGGTGGTGAGCGGCCGCAAGCAACCACCGGCACTGCTGCGGCTGTTCTGGGCCTTGATGATCGGCAGCCTCACCCTGGTGCTGCTGCGCATCGGCACGGGCCTGGGGGACAGCACCTCCATCGATGCCCTGCAGGCCTTCATCGTGATCGCCGCAGTGCCCGTCACCCCGCTGGTGCTGTGCACGCTCTGGACGGCGCCCCGCCTGGCCTGGAAGGAATGGCGCCATCGCTAA